From the genome of Glycine max cultivar Williams 82 chromosome 2, Glycine_max_v4.0, whole genome shotgun sequence, one region includes:
- the LOC100795616 gene encoding HXXXD-type acyl-transferase family protein, whose protein sequence is MSDILNKNEAPENQKFEVTFSRKSVVKALNPSLEPFSITLSNLDLLSGRFPVTYLYFYRKLESDNFKAFVDALKNTLAQVLDHYYPFAGQIVQNPKTSEPEIICDNNGALVIEAHTNIPLKSLDFYNLNETLQEKVVSVEPDFPLQIQATEYTCGGISIAFTFDHALGDATSFGKFIASWCEIAQKKPLSSIPDHTRHLRARSSPKYQPSLDQTFMKCTMKEIQNMPMNHVLLKRLYHIEASSIDMLQKLASLNGVKRTKIEAFSAYVWKIMIGTIDERHKTCKMGWLVDGRERMGRGKNLMSNYIGNVLSLAFGEASIQELKEASISEIAKTVHEAISKVNNEDHFLDLIDWIECHRPGLMLAKAVLGQEGPTLVVSSGQRFPVKEVDFGFGSPLLGTVYTSIQKVGVSYMNQRLSAKGDGSWTVSAILWPELEAALQDDPIFHPMSASHLQL, encoded by the coding sequence ATGTCAGACATTCTCAACAAAAATGAAGCCCCAGAAAACCAGAAATTTGAAGTCACATTTAGTAGGAAAAGTGTTGTAAAAGCACTCAACCCTTCACTAGAGCCATTTTCAATCACTCTCTCAAATCTTGACCTGCTCTCAGGTCGTTTTCCTGTTACATACTTGTATTTCTACCGCAAACTAGAATCAGATAACTTCAAAGCCTTTGTTGATGCTCTTAAGAACACTCTAGCACAAGTTCTTGATCACTACTATCCCTTTGCTGGCCAAATTGTTCAAAATCCCAAAACTAGTGAGCCTGAAATCATTTGTGACAACAATGGTGCTCTAGTCATTGAAGCTCACACAAATATCCCATTAAAGAGTTTAGATTTTTACAATCTCAATGAAACTCTTCAAGAAAAGGTAGTCTCAGTTGAACCAGACTTCCCCTTGCAAATTCAGGCGACTGAGTACACTTGTGGAGGCATTTCCATAGCATTTACTTTTGATCATGCATTAGGTGATGCCACTTCCTTTGGCAAGTTCATTGCTTCATGGTGCGAAATAGCTCAAAAGAAACCACTCTCGAGCATACCAGACCATACTAGACACCTTCGTGCGCGTTCTTCTCCCAAATATCAACCATCCTTGGATCAAACTTTTATGAAGTGCACCATGAAAGAGATACAGAACATGCCAATGAATCATGTCTTGCTTAAACGCCTTTATCACATCGAAGCATCAAGCATCGACATGCTGCAGAAACTTGCTTCTTTGAATGGGGTCAAGAGAACAAAGATTGAGGCCTTTTCAGCATATGTATGGAAGATAATGATTGGTACAATTGATGAAAGGCATAAAACGTGCAAGATGGGTTGGTTGGTGGATGGAAGAGAAAGAATGGGAAGAGGCAAGAATTTGATGTCAAACTACATTGGTAATGTGTTGTCTTTGGCTTTTGGGGAGGCAAGCATTCAAGAACTGAAGGAAGCCTCCATATCAGAAATTGCTAAGACAGTGCATGAGGCAATTTCAAAGGTCAATAATGAGGATCACTTCTTGGACTTGATTGATTGGATTGAGTGTCATAGGCCTGGTTTGATGCTAGCAAAGGCAGTGTTGGGTCAAGAGGGGCCAACCCTAGTGGTGTCCTCAGGACAAAGGTTTCCTGTCAAAGAAGTTGACTTTGGATTTGGGAGTCCCTTGCTAGGGACAGTTTACACTTCCATTCAAAAGGTGGGAGTTAGTTACATGAACCAAAGGCTAAGTGCCAAGGGTGATGGTTCATGGACTGTGTCTGCCATCTTGTGGCCAGAACTGGAAGCTGCATTGCAGGATGACCCAATTTTCCACCCCATGTCTGCTTCTCATCTTCAACTTTAG
- the LOC100795084 gene encoding AP2-like ethylene-responsive transcription factor At2g41710, which translates to METHPHYISKAFSLTNVRVRLGLVWFTSMASSSSDPGKSEADGSSETLSEATAAAKDGQLRMKKAKKERVCTAKERISKMPPCAVGKRSSIYRGVTRHRWTGRYEAHLWDKSTWNQNQNKKGKQVYLGAYDDEEAAARAYDLAALRYWGPSALINFPVTDYARDLEEMQNVSREEYLASLRRKSSGFSRGLSKYRGLSSRWNPTYGRMAGSDYFNSRYYGEDSAAETKYLSSFCIERKIDLTSYIKWWGSNKSQQPDSRVRFSDVRKHGFAGDFCIEHKTLEQNVHPSEPYQLLALGMPCERIKHEHSSVSALSIVLQSAAYKNLQQRASTRQENSNYNDENENKDTIINKLDHGKAAEKSLNNDGGNERLDIAMGMSGSLPLQRNVYPPASLLIAPLLTAYNTVDPSVDPVLWTPQVPILSAGLSGVAEVAKTETSSTYTIFQPDE; encoded by the exons ATGGAAACACATCCACACTATATTTCTAAAGCGTTTTCTCTCACTAACGTTAGGGTTAGGttaggtttggtttggtttacgtcaatggcttcttcttcttccgatCCTGGCAAGTCCGAAGCTGACGGCAGTTCGGAGACTCTGTCGGAAGCAACCGCGGCGGCGAAGGATGGACAGTTacggatgaagaaggcaaagaaaGAGAGAGTGTGCACTGCGAAGGAGCGAATCAGCAAGATGCCTCCTTGCGCTGTGGGCAAACGCAGCTCCATTTACCGCGGCGTCACCAG GCATAGATGGACTGGTCGTTATGAAGCACATCTTTGGGACAAAAGTACCTGGAACCAGAATCAGAATAAGAAAGGAAAGCAAG TTTACTTGG GGGCATATGATGATGAAGAGGCAGCAGCTAGAGCATATGACCTTGCTGCTCTGAGATATTGGGGTCCGAGTGCTCTCATAAACTTTCCA GTGACTGATTATGCAAGAGATCTTGAAGAAATGCAGAATGTATCCAGAGAGGAATACCTTGCATCTTTACGGAG GAAGAGCAGTGGTTTTTCAAGAGGACTTTCCAAATACCGGGGACTCTCCAG TCGATGGAATCCAACATATGGTCGTATGGCTGGATCTGACTACTTCAACAGTAGATATTATG GTGAAGATTCAGCTGCAGAAACCAAATATCTAAGTAGTTTCTGCATAGAAAGAAAGATTGATTTAACAAGTTACATCAAATGGTGGGGGTCAAATAAAAGTCAGCAACCTGATTCTAGAGTAAGATTTTCAGATGTTAGAAAGCATGGTTTTGCTGGAGATTTTTGCATTGAACACAAAACATTGGAACAAAACGTCCATCCTTCAGAACCATACCAGTTGCTAGCATTAGGCATGCCCTGTGAAAGGATCAAACATGAACATTCTTCTGTCTCGGCTTTAAGTATTGTGTTACAATCAGCTGCTTACAAGAACTTGCAACAGAGAGCATCAACGAGACAGGAAAATAGCAATTATAATGAcgagaatgaaaataaagataCCATCATCAATAAGTTGGACCATGGGAAGGCAGCAGAGAAATCATTGAATAATGATGGTGGCAATGAAAGACTTGACATTGCAATGGGAATGAGTGGATCGCTGCCTCTTCAAAGAAATGTTTACCCACCGGCATCGTTATTGATTGCTCCACTTTTGACTGCCTACAACACTGTTGATCCATCGGTAGATCCTGTTCTCTGGACGCCACAGGTTCCTATACTTTCGGCTGGCCTTTCTGGTGTAGCTGAG GTTGCGAAGACTGAGACCAGTTCAACGTACACCATTTTTCAGCCAGACGAGTGA